One window of the Triticum dicoccoides isolate Atlit2015 ecotype Zavitan chromosome 3B, WEW_v2.0, whole genome shotgun sequence genome contains the following:
- the LOC119281225 gene encoding uncharacterized isomerase BH0283-like codes for MAKKGIQYVVVDAFTAQPFKGNPAAVCFLEDDAAAPAGDGRWMQSVAVEFNLSQTAFFSRDSSCAADAATPRFHLRWFTRVTEVALCGHATLATAHFLFTSVLAERHGVVEFVTTSGVLTAKKVPAPEAEKQGKLFIELDFPMSDYVRCDPAGELPSIPETLNGAPVVSVHKSVTTNDFIVELSSGKEVADVLPNIEEIRKCAGRGVIVTAPAPAGSGYDFFTRFFCPKFGIDEDPVCGSAHCVLAPYWGGKLGKQKLIAFQVSPRSGTLYLELDVVNRRVRIQGEAVTVMAGTLFA; via the exons ATGGCCAAGAAAGGAATCCAGTATGTCGTG GTGGATGCCTTCACGGCCCAGCCGTTCAAGGGCAACCCGGCCGCGGTGTGCTTCCTGGAGGACGACGCGGCCGCCCCCGCGGGAGACGGGCGGTGGATGCAGTCCGTCGCCGTCGAGTTCAACCTCTCCCAGACGGCCTTCTTCTCCCGTGACTCGTCCTGCGCGGCCGATGCCGCCACGCCGCGGTTCCACCTCCGCTGGTTCACCCGCGTCACGGAG GTCGCGCTCTGCGGGCACGCGACGCTGGCCACCGCCCACTTCCTCTTCACGTCTGTCCTCGCGGAGCGCCATGGCGTGGTTGAGTTCGTGACCACGTCCGGGGTCCTGACCGCCAAGAAGGTTCCTGCACCGGAGGCGGAGAAGCAGGGGAAGCTGTTCATTGAGCTGGACTTCCCCATGAGTGATTATGTGCGTTGCGATCCCGCCGGCGAGCTGCCGTCCATCCCGGAGACGCTCAACGGCGCGCCCGTCGTCAGTGTTCACAAATCAGTGACCACCAACGACTTCATC GTTGAACTTTCATCAGGAAAAGAGGTCGCCGATGTCCTTCCTAACATCGAAGAAATTAGAAAGTGTGCCGGCAGAGGTGTGATTGTTACAGCACCGGCGCCTGCTGGATCGGGTTATGACTTCTTCACACGCTTCTTCTGCCCAAAATTTGGGATTGATGAG GATCCCGTATGTGGCagtgcacactgtgttttggcaccctaCTGGGGTGGAAAGCTGGGGAAGCAAAAACTGATAGCATTTCAG GTATCTCCAAGGAGTGGGACACTATACCTGGAGCTGGATGTTGTGAATCGGCGAGTGCGGATTCAGGGAGAAGCTGTTACTGTCATGGCTGGGACACTCTTCGCTTAG